The proteins below come from a single Corylus avellana chromosome ca3, CavTom2PMs-1.0 genomic window:
- the LOC132175957 gene encoding nuclear transcription factor Y subunit C-2, which produces MDQSDQTQNQQQQQQQPMVGVAAGASQMAYGPPYQTSPMVASGTPAVTVPSPTQPPTTFANTSHQLAYQQAQHFHHQQQQQQQQQLQMFWANQMHEIEQTTDFKNHSLPLARIKKIMKADEDVRMISAEAPVIFAKACEMFILELTLRSWIHTEENKRRTLQKNDIAAAISRTDVFDFLVDIIPRDELKEEGLGVTKGTIPVVGSPADIPYYYVPPQHAVGPTGMIMGKPVDQGAMYATQQPRPPMAFMPWPQTQQQQPPQQQQTDS; this is translated from the coding sequence ATGGATCAATCAGACCAGACACAAAatcagcaacagcaacagcagcaACCTATGGTGGGAGTTGCAGCAGGTGCCAGCCAAATGGCCTATGGTCCTCCCTACCAAACTTCTCCCATGGTGGCATCTGGAACTCCTGCTGTAACTGTTCCTTCTCCAACCCAGCCCCCCACAACTTTTGCTAATACCTCACACCAGCTTGCCTACCAGCAAGCCCAGCACTTCCAccatcagcagcagcagcaacaacaacagcagcTTCAGATGTTCTGGGCCAACCAAATGCACGAAATCGAGCAAACAACTGACTTCAAGAATCACAGCCTACCCCTTGCTCGgattaagaaaataatgaaagctGATGAGGATGTTCGAATGATCTCGGCAGAGGCTCCAGTCATATTTGCAAAGGCATGTGAAATGTTCATCTTGGAGTTGACTTTGCGCTCTTGGATCCACACAGAAGAGAACAAAAGGAGGACATTACAAAAGAATGATATTGCAGCTGCCATTTCGAGGACTGACGTCTTTGATTTCTTGGTTGATATTATTCCTAGAGATGAATTGAAAGAGGAGGGACTTGGGGTCACCAAGGGTACTATTCCAGTAGTGGGTTCCCCGGCTGATATTCCATATTATTACGTTCCACCGCAGCATGCCGTCGGACCTACAGGAATGATCATGGGAAAGCCAGTTGACCAAGGAGCGATGTATGCTACGCAACAGCCTCGACCGCCTATGGCTTTCATGCCGTGGCCACAGACTCAACAGCAGCAACCGCCGCAACAGCAGCAAACAGACTCTTGA
- the LOC132174023 gene encoding uncharacterized protein At4g02000-like, translating to MEGRPWSFDRQILVLKDFDGEIPPSQMDFSFSPIWIQVHDMPLLCMTKGVGSRIGESMGVLEDVDVAGDGEGWGRCLRIRVVIDITKPLERGRSLQLEGKHVWVSFRYEKIPLFCFNCGRIVHSSKGCPVKQSLRSSSSTAVKEWGIWLRADDLKRRSGDYNIVNTINDAN from the coding sequence ATGGAAGGAAGGCCCTGGAGTTTTGATCGTCAGATTCTTGTTCTTAAAGATTTTGACGGGGAAATTCCTCCTTCTCAAATGgacttctctttctctccaatTTGGATTCAAGTGCATGATATGCCTCTTCTTTGCATGACTAAGGGAGTAGGCTCTAGGATAGGAGAATCCATGGGAGTTCTAGAGGATGTGGATGTTGCCGGTGATGGTGAAGGTTGGGGTAGGTGTCTTCGAATTCGTGTGGTTATTGACATCACAAAGCCTCTGGAGCGTGGCCGTTCCCTGCAGTTAGAGGGGAAGCATGTCTGGGTTAGCTTCAGGTATGAGAAAATCCCTTTATTCTGCTTTAATTGTGGGCGCATTGTGCATAGTTCAAAGGGCTGTCCTGTTAAGCAGTCCCTGAGATCCAGTTCTTCAACTGCTGTTAAAGAATGGGGTATTTGGTTACGTGCTGATGATTTAAAGCGTCGTAGTGGGGATTATAATATAGTTAACACAATTAATGACGCTAATTAA